The segment GCGGTCGGCGTCGCCATCGTGGGCGATCCCGAGGTCGGCGCCGACCGCTGGCACCATGCGCTTCAGGTCGGCGAGGTTCGCCTCGGTGGGTTCGGACAGGTGGCCGGGGAACGTGCCGTCGACGTGGCCGTTGAGCGTGACCACTCGGCAGCCGAGGCGGCGCAGGAGGGCGGGGCTCGTGGGGACCGACGCGCCGTTCCCGCAGTCGAGCACGACCGTGAACTGGCGCGCGCGGATCCGCGCGACGTCGACCTGGGCGAGGATGCCGTCCACGTAGTGGCGCGCCCCGTCGGCCCGGGGGCTGATGTCGCCGACACGATCGAACGGGACCGTCGCGCCCTCCCCGCGCTCGACGGCCTGCTCGATCGCCTCCTCGGTCTCGCGCGACGCCTCGAGGCCGTCGGCCGCGATGCACTTGAGGCCGTTGAACTCGGGCGGATTGTGCGAGGCGGTGACGATCACGGCCAGCTGCGCGTCCAGGCGCGGGACGTTGTACTGGATCGCGGGCGTCGGCAGGATCCCGAGCTCGAGCACGTGGTGGCCCGCGAGCGCGAGCGTGGCGCTCACGATGCGGGAGAACGCCGGGCTCGACGTCCGCCCGTCCCACCCGACGACGATCGGGCGACCGGGCGGCGCGAGCCGGGCGATCGCGCCCGCCACGCGGGTCACGAACGGCGCGTTCAGGGTCTCCCCGACGACCTCGCGGATGCCGTTGGTACCGAACAGCCGCATGGGAACGGGTCCCTCGCCGGGGCCGACGGTCGACCCGTATAATACGAGCAAGGGTAAATGGAACCGTCCGGCTCCGCGGGCGTGACGCCGCCCCGCTTCCTCGCCGACGAGATGCTCGGTCGGCTCGCGCGCTACCTGCGCATGACCGGCTGCGACACCGTCTATGTCCGCGGATGGT is part of the Thermoplasmata archaeon genome and harbors:
- the glmM gene encoding phosphoglucosamine mutase, whose translation is MRLFGTNGIREVVGETLNAPFVTRVAGAIARLAPPGRPIVVGWDGRTSSPAFSRIVSATLALAGHHVLELGILPTPAIQYNVPRLDAQLAVIVTASHNPPEFNGLKCIAADGLEASRETEEAIEQAVERGEGATVPFDRVGDISPRADGARHYVDGILAQVDVARIRARQFTVVLDCGNGASVPTSPALLRRLGCRVVTLNGHVDGTFPGHLSEPTEANLADLKRMVPAVGADLGIAHDGDADRAIFVDASGRYVPGEESLTLLAKDAVERQPGGIVVTPVSAPQSVEDAVAGAGGSVVYTRVGSPSVTHAMLARHAVFGGEENGGLIFPRFQYARDGAMTAAGMLDLLARTGGSLADALGGIPRYTLVKEKAPCPVALREAVLARLTRALGEGSERIVTIDGVKAYRAGGWVLLRPSGTEPLFRVFAESKDPARARALADEGLAAVRAAVAAVGGA